From a region of the Arachis ipaensis cultivar K30076 chromosome B09, Araip1.1, whole genome shotgun sequence genome:
- the LOC107616921 gene encoding zinc-finger homeodomain protein 4-like, translating to MEPNNYNSCSNVVVTDDEKKPLLEEKKMGTIIRYKECLKNHAASLGGNATDGCGEFMPCGQQGTIEALICSACNCHRNFHRKEIQSEAHHHQHQVVKHIFAHSSISLSDQSYDHDHNDNKDYCEKGGVRMKKRFRTKFTQEQKAKMLDFAEKAGWKIQKLDESMVNKFCQDLGIKRRVLKVWMHNNKNTFAAKNKKNLSTTT from the coding sequence ATGGAGCCTAATAACTACAATTCTTGTTCTAATGTTGTTGTCACTGATGATGAGAAGAAGCCATTATTAGAAGAGAAAAAGATGGGTACAATAATAAGATACAAAGAATGTCTGAAGAACCATGCAGCTTCACTTGGTGGCAATGCAACTGATGGATGCGGCGAATTCATGCCCTGTGGTCAACAAGGTACCATTGAAGCCCTCATCTGTTCTGCATGCAATTGCCATAGAAACTTTCACAGGAAAGAGATTCAATCTGAAgctcatcatcatcaacatcaagTGGTGAAGCATATTTTTGCACACTCATCAATTAGTCTTTCTGATCAATCTTATGATCATGATCATAACGACAATAAGGATTATTGTGAAAAAGGGGGGGTGCGGATGAAGAAGAGGTTCAGAACAAAGTTCACACAAGAACAGAAGGCGAAGATGCTCGATTTCGCGGAGAAGGCCGGATGGAAGATACAGAAGCTAGATGAATCTATGGTGAACAAGTTTTGCCAAGACCTTGGGATCAAGAGAAGGGTACTCAAGGTTTGGATgcacaataacaagaacacttttgCTGCGAAGAATAAGAAGAATCTTTCTACAACCACCTAG